One window of the Salvia splendens isolate huo1 chromosome 1, SspV2, whole genome shotgun sequence genome contains the following:
- the LOC121753430 gene encoding uncharacterized protein LOC121753430, protein MFVSEAWTKVFEASRVTNLPRVSSDHGPILARCKLTGPTIRGSAFRFQNMWIRHEGFKKIVQDAWEQPTGAIGLLNLQIKLVRSKKALKAWNKETFGSIDANLKRMEEEIAKAQANFEADPSPQNRTEINKNIAEYILLHKMEEDFWRQKAALRWLAEGDRNSRFYQSWVKQKRVRLRIHSICANGQKITDEAEIRNSAVEFFQGLLAPGHGLGY, encoded by the coding sequence ATGTTTGTTAGCGAGGCATGGACCAAAGTGTTTGAGGCCTCGAGGGTGACCAACCTTCCGAGAGTCTCTTCGGACCACGGCCCGATCCTCGCAAGGTGCAAGTTGACGGGTCCTACCATAAGGGGTAGTgccttccggttccaaaacatgtggatccgacacgAAGGCTTTAAGAAGATTGTGCAAGATGCTTGGGAGCAACCAACCGGGGCGATCGGGTTACTAAATCTCCAAATCAAGTTGGTCAGAAGTAAAAAAGCCTTAAAGGCCTGGAATAAAGAGACCTTTGGGAGCATAGATGCTAACCTCAAGCGAATGGAAGAAGAGATTGCGAAGGCCCAAGCAAACTTTGAAGCCGATCCATCGCCCCAGAACAGAACCGAGATTAACAAGAACATTGCCGAATACATCCTCCTACAtaagatggaggaggacttctggagGCAAAAGGCGGCCTTGAGGTGGCTCGCGGAGGGAGACAGAAACTCCagattctatcaaagctgggtgaaacagaaGAGGGTTAGGCTGCGAATCCACTCCATTTGTGCAAATGGTCAGAAGATCACGGATGAAGCTGAAATTAGAAATTCGGCGGTTGAATTCTTCCAAGGTCTCCTTGCACCGGGGCATGGCTTGGGATACTGA